GTTCAAGCATACTTCCTGTAGAAGGTAACGCCTGTTAAAGAGTCCCTCAGATTTAAGGCAACTGCTGCTTCCTGTAAACTTAACAATAGCTCAACAAACCTCAGACACAATGGTAGAAATGTAGACGCTTCGGTCATACTCCCACCCGTCCAAGCAGCTTTCTTTTGGCACATTAGACAGGTTAACATCAACACCTGGCAGCAAGCCTCTCTCCGAGAAACTCTGTATATCATCGAGTTTGTATCTGGAGCACTTGCTGGGCAGCAAAGCGCCGCTGTTATTGTCCTCCTCCAGCGGGATGCTGCTGTTCCTCCACTCGGCGGTAAGGTTGATGTGCGCCGGTACGACGCACCGGTGAGGTGGTGTGTCGGCGAGGAACACGATAGACATGCCGGTGTAACCATTGGGGACGGTGCTCAGACAGAGCAGGAGAAACACCTGCTGCTGAAAACGTCCCCATTCCCCGAGGAAAGCGGTTGCAGCTTCATAGTCGGTCATGTTTGTGGTTGCCGCGCTCCGGGCGCACAGTTTGGTAGAGTTTATAAGGAGGACTGATGTGGCACTTTGGAGAGGTCATTTAAAAGGCTGCGGTTTTGTTTCAGCCACTCAACCATCTCACCCATCCCCCTCTGTATTTGTTTGGCAGAGGTTTCCTTTATTAACATCTCTTTAGAGACACAATCCGTTCTCAAAATGAACCAGAACACATGATTTAAACCTCACTCCCGAAATGATTAACTGGTCTTTTATAATACAGCTcatcataaaatgtaataaaatatgtcaTACTTGTTTTTATGCTGTTTGCAAAGGTCTCCTGCAACAGTACAGTCTTAAAAACATGCCTATATTTTCAATTCTGAGCAGTTTAGAAACAGAACCATTAGGCTATAATGTACTATAGATTGTGTgaagaaattatttatttaatcaaaaataCTTGATCTATTGACTCCATGTAAAtttactttctttgtttcagcaTAGAAAATACAGCTGTCACCAAATAGGAATGTATAAGAGCATTCTTCCAACTGGAACTAATTTAGGTTAAATAAGTGCAATTAGACATTTATTTAGCCTTCCTCACTACTTTATCATCTTGTCAGCAGTTTTCcaacagataaaacaaatgagTATCCATTTacttcatatacagtacatatttgCAGTGTCTGCTTTGTTATCTCTTTACAACAAATATAAAGTGTAAAAGCAACATTTGAGATCCTGCAGATTTTCTCCTCCAACACAGGATTTCCATTAATAAACAAGACTAGGTCAACATCTGGTAAATGTCTGCACCGTGTAAGAAAAACTAGGGGGGGTTTCATTCCAAACAGATGCAGGAGGTGGCAACATTTGGCAAAccaatcactcactcactcactcactcataaGCTGGTTGGATCACTTCCTGTATCTCACAACGTTTTTCTACCATCAGTCAAACAAAATTAACCCAGTGCAGTGTCTGTTTTTAGGCTACAACTAGCCTAGTGGTAGGCctaaggattttttttgtaactgCATTGTAAAAGTCCATCATTATAACACGGTATAGAGAGAGAGCAGGCACAGTCTCTCTCCCTTGAACTACTTGCCTCACAAGATTTAAGATGCACTCTGATCCCCTTTAACTCTGCTGTGACAACTGTGATTATTACTGTTTATCTTTGGTCCAAGGTATCTACTTTCACTTTTTACAACTCCTTTAAGATCTAATGCCGACAATGCAGCTGACACTTTCTGGCTGTCTTCCAGGAAAGACCTAAACACAGTCATCAACAGCTGAATATATGATACATTAAAGGATTATTTAAAAAGAGTTAACCTAGGCTACATAAAAATCAATCTTAGGACGTCTGGTAAATATCAAGCCAACAGTCTGTTAGCTTAgtttaacacaaataaaacctgGCAGCACCTCTAAAACTCACTATTTGACACGTcatatttagtttgtttaatCTGGACAAAAATTGAAGGGTAGAAACAATAATTTATTGTGTTTGGGGGTTTATTGGTCAGACTATTTCTTAACTCCGagcagttgccaggcaaccagcagagacTCCAGGAAATTACTGTTTTCCAGCCAAGAAAACAGAGTGCTAACCCCCCCATAAAAAGGCCAATTGATGTTTTTACTCCTTAGTTTTTGTACAAATTAAGCAAGCGAgttataatgtgttaattggTGAGCTGTAGCTGTTTCTGGTCTTTGTGCTAATTTTAGCTAACAGAGCTACAGAGTGTAGCCTTATATTTAACAGGCAGCtgtgagagtggtatcaatgtTCTCATCTATCTCTCCACCAGAACACAAATAAGGGTAATTTCTAAAATGTTGATCCACAACTTCATGGTAGCAGCCACATATAGATGATTCCACACatacttttatatattaatggatttttttttaaaatcaaaaacatgTGATGGACATGTCCACTTATTAGAGCAATGATTCATTGCTCTAATAAGTGGATGGATCTTACATGTTATGTTATTATCCAGTCATTGCCAATGACTGGATAATAAACtatgaaaccaaaaaaagagatatttaAAAGTTGGGATGACTTCAccagaaggaagggaagaattTTTATGATATTACAGGTTTACCCACATCAATAATGAGTAAGTTAATTGGtgttaaattatgttaaatgtCTCTAAACTGAAAACGATATGAGCACAAAATTCAAATCAGAATAACTAAGTGGAACAATTTATAAACCAAAGGTTAGATCTTGGATTGCAGATTCATGGATTTAGTTATGAAACGTTTTATGTTCATGTCAATCAGAAAAGCGTTGGTTACAATTCTAAGTGAGGGGTTGAAATGTACGGTGGCCTCGAAGTGCAAAACAACTATAcaaaatgtgaaacacttttacaaagGTTGagacaaatgtacattttggaaaacattttttcatatcataaaacaaaattacattagcaaaacacttttaccaGTCCCGAAACAATtgtacattttagaaaacaaattaaaaagacgcaaaacacttttacaagTGCCGAGACAAATTTACAAGTCCCgaaacactttaaaatctgtgtaaagtaaaaataaatgtgtgatctgagtttgacataccacagaaaagtgtgttgttaaccaccctgccaaatttgaatgattaaaaaaatcgccaaatatatgaaattaggcttcaaagttgtgtaaaagtcagcctatttctcttctcccaaacgctgtggaagtgcccgccgagtccgctgaaaccccgccccctaccaagtgtcacatgtcaatcaaagtcaccacatctaccagaaacatggacgctacgtctgagagctttctgctgccaactcagctgctaactcggtggctaactcggcgggtAGCTCAGCAGCTAACTCAGCTATCTGGCTAACTGtcgactgtagtagtagtgtgcgctgaatatATTTATACCTACATCAGCAGGGGCAgatttatgctccggtgtgtaaccatGCCATTGGTTATTGGCTGCGTTACATAACGcggcagtgattttcagacccgcccattaaatccagacacagaaatcttgaaacgcagtttgtgaagcctagctccacaattcaaatctaaatggttgaaatgctttttacaccttttttagaaatacatttatgacctatttaatgtgtttagaagaaaatgtctgaattcacttaaCACAGTCTTTAACAAATCCTGAAACACTTTGACAAGTTccgaaacaaataaaaaaatgacacaaactgGAAAGGGAAAGTACCAAATACCAGACGGCTGCTACTGTTGTGCTATGTACAACACCGAACAGAGTTTTCTTCTTCGCTCGACACTTTCACAACTAATTTCTTACTGACTCTCCAGCACCACCTGGTGACGGAATTTATACGCTTAACTCATGAATAAACCAACTGCAACGCAAATTAATCCATTAGATGAACTAAATTTCACAAAAAAGTGTATTgctaatgtaattttgttttatgatatgtacaatgttttccaaaatgtaaatttgtctcaaactttgtaaaagtgtttcacattttgtattgttgttttgcacttccTGGCCACCGTAGAAAAAATGGGTCTACAGGGATTTGCTTCTCCATAtcctgaaataaaataataatagtttttgatatttattttttttgaaaaaagtgTCTCAGTGTCTACAAAATCTGGTGTTCAGGCTGCTGCTTGTTGCTACAGATATTACTGGCACAAAGGggaccttttaaaaaaaaaatcctaatacATATGCTATCATTCTATATCTACTTTGACTGATATTCCTCCAGTAATAAAATAGTGTAAAGGTCAGATTTGGTCAGGTCAGTGTCTCCACTTCCCTATATTAATTAGAATTTGCCTTGCTACATTCCTCTTGAGCAAGCTGCTTTTTGTGCACTGAAAAATCCACTCTTAACTTGGTTTAGAGGTAAACTGCTGTTGGATTGTCATGTGATCATCATAACTTGGTTAGAATAAATCATTTAAGCTCATTATCCACTCATGAGAAACTTGGTTGGGATACAGTAACATACTAAGATATTTAACCTCACTACAATACCATGTGAGCATCTTCACTTTTCTCTGAAACTCTACCACATCTCTTTATACTGTTTTTGGAGTAGATCATTCAATATGAGCTTTTATGATTAGTTGTTTCTATTGGGTGACATCACTGATAAAAGACGACAGATGACAATGACCTAATCTCATCACACAGTAATGCCCTAAATCACCATTGTGTGggaaataaaacatgtcagcATTTCAGTaggaaaagaataaagatatgCATTCATGTGAAACATTCTTGATTATCTTCCTCAAAGGAAGTTTGCTTAAGTACTGATTAAGCAAATTAATAGTATCACACTGTGCCTTCAGAAACTGTATCCAAAGAGGATTACCTGCATTTAAAGATTGTGTAGCACAGTAGACCAAAATCCATGTTAAATACAAgggaatttaaaatgtattttcattagaaatatactttaaaaaatatcagtatGCAAGTAAAAACATGACATACTAAAAGTGTTACTACAAAATCAAGTGTATTTTTTGTAAACAGGGCATCTTAGCAGTGCTTTTAACACAGTGGATTAAATATATTCTgcaaaaattaaatttaaagctTACATACATGCTGAACTTTACATAAAGTCATGCTTGCCTCTCCAGTGTGGCTTTGAAATAGTCCAATTGGAGTCTTAATGCTACTTAGCAACATTTAGAGTACAGGCACGTGCAGTTCTTTGGGGTATTTAAAAGTGTGGAATGCTGTCTAGAGAAAATACCACTTCAACCACAGCGGTGCGGGGGCTGGGCAGATGGATTGACCACTTTGAggcttttgatcatttttctttcatcaaataaaatcaaatcagtGATTGAGAGGTCTCCTATTCACTGATGTCAGATAAATTGTCTCTTCATCTGcttatttactgtgtttttcaCTCTGGGACAACAAAGTTATCGCCTTGAAAGGAGGTTTGATACTCTCTCAGGACTGGAGACTGAAGTTTTTCAGTTGTTACTGTCCCACTGGGGGACCAGCTCACTCTGCCCCACAGAGAGCACAGCATTACCACTCAAGCTGAAGACCATAAGGCAGTTAAGCATACCTTGAAGAATTTCAGAAGACATTTATTCTCCCTCAAGAGCAGGGTGATATTTTTATAAAGAATGGGTGACTATGATGAAGATACTGCATTTCTTGGACAGACCGGTCCTTACTTCTGGACCACGTTCTTCCTTCTGAACACAGTTTTTGTGTCAACTGGATTCAACGGACTTTACATAGTCTTTGTTGGGGCAGCTCCAAAACACCACTGTTTCATTCCAGACGTCAACCTGACTGAGGAGTGGAGAAATGCCATCATTCCCTTCAGGATAGTGGATGGTGTAGAGGTGCAGAGCCAGTGCAGCAGATACAAGCTGGATGTGGTTAGAAATCTCTCTGCCGATGGGTACGTTCCTAGAAGGGATGTTAACCTCAGTAGCATGGAGCAGGAGGGATGTTTAGATGGATGGAATTACAGTAAAGAAATCTACCAATCTAACATAGTCACTGAGGTCAGTATCagtaatgtgtatgtgtgtttcctgAATGAGGTGTTAGTTATGAGGAAATGTCAGTTctgaaaatgtttctctttgtttgaaATGTACATAATTCGCATCTTTTCACAGTGGGACCTTGTTTGTGACAATCAGTGGAAAGTTCCATTTGCATCCTCGACTCTCTTTGTGGGATACCTTTTTGGGTCTCTAATCTCAGGCCAGCTCTCTGACAGGTATTTCATCCTTTTTCATCAATTAAATTCTCCTAAATGCACTTATGTCATGCTCCAATATGAACCTTGGAAGCACTATTTTGTAAGACATTTACTGCCATTTACTAAACTGATGTGTTATCTTATCTCAGAGGTTTTTATCATTCATGAAATGTTATTGAAAGTGTAAAAGTATTTGAAAAAAGGCTTAGGAAAAATATTGACTGATTGATGAATCAGTTAGACCTGATTCACTGTCATTATAATGATAACAGCCCCATCTACTGTTGAATGGGTGGAAGGTGCTATCATGTTTACTCAGAAAACAGAACTTGCCAGAATCTAATCTTACGTTATATAATAAATTATTGGTTATTATGGATTAAGACCAAATTATCAtgtcttcattcatttttgttgtgaatatttattttttatttaaacttgaaATGCTCCTAGATACTTGTTACTTCATAAAATACTTGTTATAACACTGTGTTTGACTTTACTATCATCTTGAGTTGTACTGGTTAGGCTTCCTGCTCACAGTAACAAAAGGCAAATTTGTTTCAAATTGCACTGTCTATGGCTGAGCTATCAATGACTCTTACAGTCAGCTATCAGAAGCAGTACATTAAGTGGCTGCTGTAGTTTTCTGGCAAAGAGAGTTGTGTAGAGTTGTTTTTAGGGGttttttaagttaagtttagAGTGTTTGATGTCAGTTGTGGTAAGTATTCGGTTCTGACAGACTTTAGTGTGGTGTAGAGTTCAGGACAAAGCAGTGAGGAGCacttgtgtgtgttgctctttTGCAGCTGTGAAAACTGTACACCCAACAGATAAGAAGTTtgggggaggtggtggggttgaagttttaaagctttttgaTGATTGTGTCACATTGGATGACTCTAAAGACATATATCAAGCTTGTGAAGAGTATCTCTGCATGGTTTATGCTCTGGAGTTGGAGTTGTGTGATTGTAAACATCTGCATCACGCATGATTTGactgagaaagaaaggagaatgACAAAGACATTTATTTCTAGCAAAGAGGGATTGTATTAACTATCCATCCGGTTCTATTGTCCTAAAATTAGTGGTTTCAGTACAAAAAGGGACAAAGAAATAACAAACATCTCACTGCTAACATATCTTCTAAATGTGCTGCATCTGTGGTTTACTGTCAATGatatatcatttttttccattcagGTTTGGGAGGAAGAAGGTTGTTTTCATCTCACTTGCGGCCCAGTGTGTCTCAGTCATGCTTCAGTCCTTCTCCCATTCATGGAGGATGTTTTGTATAATGTTCCTCTTTGTTGGAGCCTCACAGATTTCCATCTATATTTCTGCATTTGTACTAGGTATGAATTATAAAATACTTCTCATCATATGTATGGTCCTATAGAAATTCTTGTCACCTGCAAGAATAGATCATTTGACATCCGTCAGTATCTGTAGTCACTATCTACTGCTTTATCTCTGTCGTAcatcactaaatatttacaatgTCATCTTGAACAGGAACGGAGTTATTAAGTAAAACCATGCGTATACTCTTCACAACTCTCGGGGCCTTCCTTTTCTATTGCATTGGGTATATGACACTACCTTGGATTGCATATGGCATCAGAGAGTGGAGGACTCTTCTTGCTGTTTTGTCTGCAACCTCTGTGGTCTACATCCCACTGTGGTGGTATGATACTTATAATACTTACAGATTTCTCACCTAACAATAAAAATACGTAAAAATCCAAACTCATATTTTGTGCATGCCTattctgttcttcttcttgtgttgaCATCCACACTAAACCTATATTGAATTGTTCAGGTTCATCCCTGAGTCTCCACGGTGGCTGATCACGCAAGGAAAATGGAAGGAAGCCGAGGTCATAGTGAGAGAGGCTGCAAAGAAGAATAAAGTTCAGGCACCACCTGTAATCTTTAAAGAATCTGAGGTAAGGTTCACATATGGTTATTAATAATGACATTGTATATTTGGGACATTTAAATtccttttcaaactttttattgaaagtgagaaattagtttaattgaaacactgaaaacagtgtGACTCTTGGAATGAAAATCTCGGGTgcacaggtggtcgagtggttaagagcgcatgccatgtacgcagccGACCCCCGGTTCGGGTCCCGGCTGATGGACCTTTATGCATGTCGCACCCCCCTGTCTCTCCCGTACTTTCCTGTCTctttactttcaaataaaggcgaCCATGCCAGAGAATATCTGGTACTTTTATTATGTGGtagtttggttgtttttgtatGTCTGGAAAACTTAATCACATTAGCTCTTGTCATTGGTTTTAGCTACAGTCAATGCCTCCAAACAGGACATATACCATGCTTGATATTCTGAGATCCAAGAACATCAGATGCATTACATTAATGTGTCTCCTTTTGTGGTGAGTTAttggtttttttccccctaattCTGACATAAATGAATTCACaaaccattattttaatcagtgAGTGTGCAGCTATCTATTATTTTTATATGCGTATGATAACCCAGCTGTGTGAGACTTGATAAACTTGAGAAATATCTtgacaaatctttttttttcttcctttcaggATGGCAATTAACATTGGATATTTCGGTTTATCTTTGAACACCTCCAACCTTAGTGGTAATCCCTTCATGAACTGTTTTTTATCAGCTACTACCGAGGTCCCTGCCTATGTTGTGTCTACATGGCTCCTGAAGAAATGTCCAAGAAGAGCACTTCTGTCATCATTCCTTGTCATCGGAGGAGGAGTCCTGCTGCTTATCCAGTTCATCCCTGATAGTAAGACTTCCTTTTGTTTGTAAGACAGGAATTTTCACCACAGCTATGATGATTTTTCCTCATTCACATGAGTTTATAGAATTACAAAAGAAAGATTTTCTTTCTAACCTCTAGTGCTGTGTAGCCATTAGatattgttttgctttatttattttctttggttgCCTCAAgagatagtgagagagagataagtGCTTCTAAGAAACAGTCTGTCAGACTAATGTCATATTTGGCAAGCTAAATATTAAGCCAGTCaaagattaaatgaaaagacagaaatatagaATGAGTTTTACAACTGGACAAAGGTCAAAATGGCTGTgctttattaaataatatataacaacAGTGTTTTGTCACATGGTACTTCACATATTATCCAAACCCACTGCCACGTGAGCTTAGTATAGTCTAAAACGACCCCAGCTTCTTACATTAACATGTCACATTGTGTTAAGTGTGCGATATATCATCGTCTTCTCcagtaacttctttttttttctttttttgagtaATGAGGCAGTGTAACATTGAATCTCCTGTATGTTGTATAATACTCTGTAGCGTGTTTCAAGATAAGGAAGTTGTATCCTTGCATCCTCTGATCAGTTAAGTTGTAGAAACTGGGCTTAAGATTGTTCATACAATCTTTTGTGAAGTACAAAAAATTGGggtattttacaaaatattgcGATTCCTTTTCGACATCAATCTAAATATCTTGTGTCTCTCTTCCTCAGCCCTTCAGCATGTAGCTCTGGCACTGGAAATGACTGGGAAGTTTGGCTTTACCATGGCATTCAGCATCGTCTACATCTACACAGCTGAGATCTACCCCACTGTGCTGAGGAACGTCGGCATGGGAATGTGCTCCTCGGCTGCACGCATTGGCAGTATCACAGCTCCTTACATCATCTATTTGGGTGCAtagatcacacagacacagcataCACACtgcattaatatattatatggACCTACATATAGAAAATCTGTATAGGATAATATCAGTGATATGCACAAATATGggaatgtatttatattcaacTAAAATGTCCCTCTTCTGTTATTTACAGGTACTTATAACAAGGTTCTGCCTTATATTCTCATGGGAAGTCTCACAATTGCTTCATCTGTGGCTAACTTCTTCCTTCCGGAGACCCTCAATAAAGATCTTCCAGAAACAGTGGAGCAGATGCAAGAATGTCAGGGGTAGGTGCATTTCACTCAGCTGAATGTAGTTCACCTATTTTTCAGGTCACCAATATAACAATATTACAATGCACTTGATTAAATGTGATAAAGCCACTAACTCTGCCATATAAGGACAAATGGCCTATTTTCAGTGGTTTTAGTTTCTATCTGGGAAGACATTTATgagtaaaaataacaaaaaagcaaCTTCTCAGTTTTCTATCCattagaccagtggtctccaaccctgctcctggagagctactgccctgcatgttttaggtatctcctcactctaacacacctgattctaataatcaactcgttatcaagccctttgacgagcctcagctgcttgataacgagttagagtgaggagatacctaaaacatgcagggcagtagctctccaggagcagggttggagaccactgcatTAGACCGACCTGCACTTTCCATGAAAATGCTCAAAATAGAAAAAGTTATGCATAACTTTTTCTATTTCGCTGACTCCACAGTGAAGTATGATGACCCTGAggtgcaaaacacaacatttcacaaaaccGTATACATTTCACAAAATACATCACCCCTGTCTCGCTCTTGATATGTTGCACCTCAGGGCCACCGTAGAGAAGAGATGACACAGGCCACTTTAATGTCTGCCATCTTcaaacacagagggaaaaaaacatattctaaGGTGTAATCAGTAACATTAAGAacttaaaacacaatgaaagagACTAAGAcagaaactgagaaaatatgTCAACTACCATTTAGGTATTTTTGATATCTGTTTTActcatttgtcattttcaccATGATGTTTCCTCAGGTTGTGCAGAGGagccaaaaagaagaaatatgtcGAAAATGGGGGAAGTGTCAATCCACCTATACTATGTGAAGCCAAACCTGATGTATAAAATCTGTAGTTCTTGATAGCCTTGCTTCACttttaagaaacaaaaaaagacagaaacaaagaggaaaaaagaaagaagagaacgttctcttttttttaaagaaaaatatgaaaataaatcccAAACATACAGTGGAATCC
This Scomber scombrus chromosome 14, fScoSco1.1, whole genome shotgun sequence DNA region includes the following protein-coding sequences:
- the slc22a5 gene encoding organic cation/carnitine transporter 2 encodes the protein MGDYDEDTAFLGQTGPYFWTTFFLLNTVFVSTGFNGLYIVFVGAAPKHHCFIPDVNLTEEWRNAIIPFRIVDGVEVQSQCSRYKLDVVRNLSADGYVPRRDVNLSSMEQEGCLDGWNYSKEIYQSNIVTEWDLVCDNQWKVPFASSTLFVGYLFGSLISGQLSDRFGRKKVVFISLAAQCVSVMLQSFSHSWRMFCIMFLFVGASQISIYISAFVLGTELLSKTMRILFTTLGAFLFYCIGYMTLPWIAYGIREWRTLLAVLSATSVVYIPLWWFIPESPRWLITQGKWKEAEVIVREAAKKNKVQAPPVIFKESELQSMPPNRTYTMLDILRSKNIRCITLMCLLLWMAINIGYFGLSLNTSNLSGNPFMNCFLSATTEVPAYVVSTWLLKKCPRRALLSSFLVIGGGVLLLIQFIPDTLQHVALALEMTGKFGFTMAFSIVYIYTAEIYPTVLRNVGMGMCSSAARIGSITAPYIIYLGTYNKVLPYILMGSLTIASSVANFFLPETLNKDLPETVEQMQECQGLCRGAKKKKYVENGGSVNPPILCEAKPDV